Below is a window of Plasmodium brasilianum strain Bolivian I chromosome 14, whole genome shotgun sequence DNA.
ataaaattaaagacaAATAACAACATTTCATTTTACACGTAcgtgaataaataaatatatatgcgtgtatgaatatatgtatgcgtgtatgaatatatgtatgcgtgTATGTTTCGGGTTTTGGGGGGGGGAATCCAAACCAGAGCACCACAGGAGTAAGCCACGCCAGAATAGGCATATCTGTCACACACAACCCAGACACCTTTTATcagtaaatttttaatttcattccTAAATCGATTgttatgcaaaaaaaaaaaaaaaaggaaaatacatacgcacacatatgcatatgtatatatatgaattgttGAGCTGATTTTTTTGGTTAACaattaacatatacataatgacctatatatatatatatatatatgtatatgtatgtatatatgggtATATTATCGATATGTGTAGGGGCATAGCACTTTGACATTGCTGAAAAGTATAAATGGAAAGtagaaaaatgttataacATTCGTTCCCATCTGTTCGCTGAGAACAGTAAGTGAATAGTTTCATTCGGAAAGTTATTCTCCATCTTCAAATAATTAGCAATTATTTGTCCAGTTACAGTTTCCCTAtcttaaaaaagtaataattcgttctatttttatttatcctatatgttttattattattatttttttttacgcaTTTATCTGAActtttctacatttttcaatatttttatctttccatttttttttgttttttttcttattcctTTTAAATGTCGTACTTGGGAAATACAAATGCTTAACATCCACATTTTTGCCTTTCAAGTGTTCAACTAATAGCTTTGATTGCGTAGATTTCCCTGatctaatataaataaataaatatatataaatatatttgtatgatgtgtttttaataatttttactaaaCATTTTCGGTTTGACGTTCAAAATTTAGTCactataatatatgtgtaaaaaaaatacatatatgaattccatttctttaatttttaacaataattacaaagtaaaaatttcatttttcaacCTATCGAGTCCTTCAAAGACTATAAactttcctttctttttgtCACTATTACTAAAAGTGTTTATAGTGTTCATTTTGTGGTGAGGGTCTACAATTTAAACTAAGAGCCGCATTTAATGAAATGTTGACTTACACCCTAATATACTTTCAGGTTTACTTAAACGTCtacgcatacatataaatacaaataaataaataaatatatatatatatatatgtgtaggGTGATGTAGTTTAGTTATTTGTGGACTTATTTTCTCCTTTCTAAATCTGTTCTTTGAAAATAAGTAGAAATTACAATATGAACTTTCAAGTGCTttctaaatattaaatttatgacTATAGTAAGGATAGAAATATAAactaagaaatattattaaatttcaaaaaaaaaaaagaaaaaaaaaagagagattaaaataaagtaataatgCTTTATTTGGAATGTAGAAatacaatattaaaaaaaaaaaaagaaagaaaaaaatactgAAGGGGAAATGTCACTATACcattatgcatataaaaaaaaaaaaattataaaataaaaaataagcaatttgcacattttttttcttgaaaCAGTGTAcagagaaaaacaaaatttaacaaaataaaataagatattATTCCAGAATATCATATCTTTACAACGTGTAAaaggttaaaaaaataaaaaaagaacttTTATTTTGACTATAAAAGTTtacatttgaaaaaatagaacTCCTGCTGTTGAAGAacacatttttttgaaaaactgGTAAGCCACACAATGtttatgcattatatatatacctatttgtatacgtatatgtgtacgtatatgtactaTATTAAGTAGTTATAAACAAGATGAAGAGACGAAAATCGGGATTTTTCaccattcttttttattttcatattgtagttaatttttaatgCGAACTGTGCTATTATGACACCAATTTGATGATTAATATGGTAgggaattataaaaaaaaaaaaaaaggaaaaaacatacaaaataaacatagttataaacaaatgaataaGCAGATATATAGACAAACGAATaagcaaataaataatcaaataaaaaagaaaatgaataaataaatagaataacAGGAGGAAATGGTGATAAAGGAATATAATGAcggataaaaaataattaaataaaaaaaataaaaaaaaaatggtagaattattcctttttcataGAGATTGTAGGAATTATAGTGTACATGATTTAAACTTGTATGTCTACAATTTTATGAGAAAATGATGaacttttttgaaaattcgAACGATAAATCCATgaacaaaaagaataaaatgtGCTTAAAGCAATATACAAAATGAGATAaggaacaaaataatattttataaatattagaGGCCAGTGTGGTttcacataaaaattataagagcTGTAAGGATTTTCGAACATTAACTGTTCTGGaattttattactactattagcgttatttttattattgttatatctTTTACATAAACTATGATATGTTGTTTGTAATTCTTGCGTTAAATTTTcaagtatatttatactacatataacaagaattctttttttacatttattttcaaaaaagtttgcttcattatttaaaaggaAGCACCAAATGTTATTTGCagcatatttgtatttttcttccACGAGTACTTCATATGTAGGTTTCGAAAGGAGTAGTAGTCGTtcattcaaaatttttatggcGTTCAATTTTTTCAGACACTCGAAATTTtcatatgtgtttatatgaGTATTCTCCTCCGATCGATTGCTACCTTGTTTAACATCTTCTTCTTTCGTATTGCTGTTTTCATTGTGCTTATTATTAGCCAAATTCTTAGTATGGTCTTCTCTTTTACCTTTTAAGTTATGCTTATATTGCATGGGAAAAACCCCCTTCATTTCAtcatatacatttttctctttatccACACTGGAAAAATACACCTTAAACAATTTTGTAAACTTATCATATGAGTAAT
It encodes the following:
- a CDS encoding thymidylate kinase, with the translated sequence MNTINTFSNSDKKKGKFIVFEGLDRSGKSTQSKLLVEHLKGKNVDVKHLYFPNRETVTGQIIANYLKMENNFPNETIHLLFSANRWERMNEIKNLLIKGVWVVCDRYAYSGVAYSCGALNLTKSWCMNPDQGLIKPDVVFYLDVSPTFAQNRSKYGEEIYEKVEVQKRIYENYKHFSNEDYWINIDATKKIDDIHNDIVQEIAKLKSFEEEYFKFLWS
- a CDS encoding hypothetical protein (conserved Plasmodium protein); this translates as MMGVIKKNIASHSCDKKFFTTVLKNKINYSNKYKHFLGCNDDISLDTLSSKYIKVFNVNNYNFIIYGILHGQINERSCSGKDCSELLKNIKTDYVLFELCEQRLKRIFNIILSKKEKQKCYYNNNYSRLTYLPRIHNGFLQNEFIPVVEECVQKQLTFFLFDRNINTIKNRLDSMLLYDTKAYRKFFTYCIESISLRNYSYDKFTKLFKVYFSSVDKEKNVYDEMKGVFPMQYKHNLKGKREDHTKNLANNKHNENSNTKEEDVKQGSNRSEENTHINTYENFECLKKLNAIKILNERLLLLSKPTYEVLVEEKYKYAANNIWCFLLNNEANFFENKCKKRILVICSINILENLTQELQTTYHSLCKRYNNNKNNANSSNKIPEQLMFENPYSSYNFYVKPHWPLIFIKYYFVPYLILYIALSTFYSFCSWIYRSNFQKSSSFSHKIVDIQV